The following coding sequences are from one Solea solea chromosome 11, fSolSol10.1, whole genome shotgun sequence window:
- the snx21 gene encoding sorting nexin-21 — translation MATRLLDRLKRSLFKDGQGAGTEQQEGGGGGAQGEEEEIGEERWEAELAEEEECVTDRLGGTLCFDSGVGGGGEDGGEGEGSGLDSDSDFLGESMEEGLSSTEISPVGVSPVGPSPSSLLTRQLQESWRHLRGLGAGSPAPSGRRQTESLLFEVTDASVVQDAASKYVLYTVHVIQSGGSDKTPAVITRRYSDFQRLHATLRRNHGDQMERVCFPRKKMRRNFTAETIAKRSRAFEQYLSHLCSLSGLRGALCVRHFFYLSDLHTGQLLIRVGHYHDALGPLLNAKRLQEKLGWACFYDSQAQTPPPASPHWFFTLLGLTCCFQEVEQLEEARLHCDLALRVLTLAETENETEGKPLPQTDMPHPHTDRPHPLLLPLLQLVVRLSWQMGRDKRQWEELLQQLEEQWAGLDNQPTIKEFLVKHNLQESEGSSRHHGDTAKS, via the exons ATGGCGACGCGGCTGCTGGACCGTCTGAAGCGGTCGCTGTTCAAAGATGGTCAGGGGGCGGGAACGGAGCaacaggagggaggaggaggaggtgcgcagggagaggaggaggagattggCGAGGAGCGCTGGGAGGCGGAGCtagcagaagaggaggagtgtgtgacGGACCGCCTCGGCGGGACGCTCTGCTTCGACAGCGGagttgggggagggggggaggacgGTGGCGAGGGGGAGGGGTCGGGGCTGGACAGTGACTCTGACTTCCTGGGCGAGTCAATGGAGGAGGGGCTTAGCAGCACAG AGATCAGTCCTGTCGGCGTGTCTCCTGTTggcccctccccctcttccCTGCTGACGCGGCAGCTCCAGGAGAGCTGGAGACACCTGCGTGGACTCGGAGCAGGAAGTCCCGCCCCCTCTGGGCGGAGACAGACGGAGAGCCTGTTGTTCGAGGTCACGGACGCCAGCGTGGTGCAGGATGCAGCCTCCAAGTACGTG CTCTACACTGTCCACGTCATCCAGTCCGGCGGCAGCGACAAAACCCCGGCCGTAATCACTCGCAGATATTCTGATTTCCAGCGCCTTCACGCCACGTTACGACGTAACCATGGAGACCAGATGGAACGTGTCTGCTTCCCGC GAAAGAAGATGAGGAGAAACTTCACGGCAGAAACGATCGCGAAGAGGAGTCGAGCGTTCGAACAGtacctgtctcacctgtgttcaCTGTCTGGCCTGCGGGGGGCACTGTGTGTGCGACACTTCTTCTACCTGAGCGACCTGCACACGGGACAACTGCTCATCAG GGTGGGGCATTACCATGACGCCCTTGGTCCGCTGCTCAACGCCAAGAGACTGCAAGAGAAACTCGGCTGGGCCTGTTTCTACGACAGCCAGGCTCAGACTCCGCCCCCCGCCTCGCCCCATTGGTTCTTCACTCTGTTGGGTCTGACCTGTTGTTTCCAGGAGgtggagcagctggaggaggcgCGGCTTCACTGCGACCTTGCCCTCCGGGTCCTGACCCTCGCTGAGACTGAGAATGAGACTGAGGGCAAGCCCCTCCCACAGACTGACATgccccacccacacacagacagaccgcaccccctgctgctgccactCTTACAGTTGGTGGTCCGCCTCTCGTGGCAAATGGGGAGAGACAAGCGGCAGTGGGAGGAgcttctgcagcagctggaggagcagtgggcggggctaGACAATCAGCCGACCATCAAAGAGTTTTTGGTCAAACACAACCTGCAGGAGAGTGAGGGG TCGTCACGTCACCATGGCGACACGGCCAAGAGCTGA